In Podarcis muralis chromosome 7, rPodMur119.hap1.1, whole genome shotgun sequence, the genomic stretch CCGCTGGATGCATCTTCTTGGGAGAAGACAGGCGCCTGCTACCAGTGGCCTCTTTTTCCTGCTTTTTGCTCCATCCCTGAAGCAGCACCCTTCACTCTCCACACATCAGATgctgagcagcagcttccctggATGAAAGCCACTTGCAAAACCGCACCCTAcaaaaccaacccccccccaacatgctctctgttggggtggaggtggggtgaTGCAGCCTCTAACCCTGCTCCCAGCTATACGTTTAATAAGGGATTTAGAAAACCTCTTATTCCacattaaagggtaaagggacccccgaccattaggtccagtcgtgaccgactctggggttgcgcgttcatctcgctctataggccgagggagccggcgtttgtccgcagacagcttccgggtcatatggccagcataactaagccgcttctggcgaaccagagcagcgcacagaaacgccgtttaccttcccgccggagcggtacctacttatctacttgcacttggacatgctttcgaactgctagggtggcaggagcagggaccgagcaatgggagctcaccccgttgcagggatttgaaccgccgcccttctgattggcaaatccacaTTCGCCCCACCTCAAACTAATTTGGGACTGGATTTGAAGGAGGTGGTCTCTGGGTTGGCCCAAATGGGTGGGAGACTGAGGTGAGGGAGGGAATGCGCAGTCCTACAACATGATATGGAAAAACCCTGCTGGAGACTCCACCAAAAGATAAAGGGGACGACGACCCAGAAaggcagtttctttttctttttttgaaataatttttatttataaaattataacaattcAACCATCCACATCCACATTTAAAGATTCCTCCGAATctttggacttcccaccttcctctctgtgggtcctattgttaaccTTTTCTACTGTATATTTTTCAATAGTTCATATTTTATATCTCCGTTATCTCCCTAATActtctacattacaagtgttattgcaatcctactaatgttttcatctgtttgcagtggtctccaagataaattataaacatttTCCCTTTGTCAAAGCTTTGGTCTTCTTGGCTCCTGAgtcttccagtcagttttgccatttcggcataatccaagtttaattttcctttcttctctggtagtgactttatcttctttccatctctgggctaatagtaTCGGTACAgctgtcgtcgcatacataaaaaagtcttttctgctcccttggaatatcagcacctacaattcctaataaaaaagtctctttttaaaaaataaaataaaaactattttaaacattttttccaactcattatatatcatttcccagaatgtttTGTTACCTTACAATACTACCAtgtatgataaaaggtgccttctttttctttacatttccagcagatatttgtacctgtcttacacatttttgctaacttactaggagtcaGATGCCATTGGTACAtcatttccatatacagtggtacctcgggttaagtacttaattcgttccggaggtccgtacttaacctgaaactgttcttaacctgaagcaccactttagctaatggggcctcccgctgctgccgcgccactggagcacgatttctgttctcattctgaagcaaagttcttaacctgaagcactatttctcgatttgcggagtctgtaacctgaagcatatgtaacctgaagcgtatgtaacccaaggtaccactgtacagttttctTTCAGCGTACAGCACGCTgaaaattttaaatcagttttccacaaccttctggaaagttggtttctgtgacaatttgtgtgtgtgtggggggagggttTAACCATAGCAGTTGGTGGCTCTTTCTTCATCATCTGCATCTTGAGCAGCAGGTGAAAATGAAACAGGCTGACTGGGAAGCGAGAGGCTCTGCCAAGGTTCTCAAAACAAGCGAGAGGGACGTGTATTCATGAACAATTTTACAAGCCGGGACTCTAGCTGGGTATTGTACAAAAGCGTTCTATTCCCAGTGTGTTTACATTCAGGCTCCTAGCTTTTCACTTTCCCCCAAGGGATTGTATTGACTTCCCGTCCCATGATTTATCCCTCAGAGACACTAATGGATAAATAATTCCCCTCACTTGGGAGGCGATCCCTCCTCCTTCACCATACACTGTTTAGACTGGAgacaagcaacagcagcagcagagaagtgTGCTGGGAGAAGCTCGAGGGGGAGATGGGAAGCAATGTAGACACAGAAGGGCCAAAGGTCTAAGTTTCTGGGGTCCCTTGCAGGGCCGGCCAGGCCTTTTGGTGTATATCTGCCAATTTAAAAGCTTGCACCGGCTGCCCATATAATTTAAAAGCTTGCACGGTGCCAGGCCAGATTACAAGGCTCTTAACATAGgcttaccagatgtccccggttcccggggacagtccctggatttgcaaatctgtccctggacaaattccgtccccggaatgtccccatgtttgcaaatctgtcctcaggaaacgtggcagtggcagcctcagcagcctggaacCAGCCTGGTagggcagttggctctggctggcttcaggagctgctcgctgctcgCTGCTAccgccactgccgaaggggaaccggggacgtccagaggtacagatctcctgcccccttccccctttgttttgaccgattgggggaggctcgggagtcacgggcgggcgggtgttgcccaggaggggcgcagGGCACGCAATttttctgccaggcaaggtgcaaagcccttcttttgcaccctgtcaaacataaatgtgcagagtttttttttaaaaaaactgggcaacagtcgcctgcccgtgactcccgagcagtcaaaacaaagggggaagggggcaggagaccgGGGGGAGGCTTGGATGTCACAGGAGGGTGGCatgctgttgcccagttttttaaaaaactctgcgcatttatgtttcacagggtgcaaaagaagggctttgcacctttatacaatatgcatgtgtgcttgggcccagggtcttttgcctcaccatccccactactgactccctgttgctactcagcttttttttaaaaaaaaaggggggggggtccctggattcattgaaaaaaaatctagtAACCATATCTTAACAGTGTTTGTCCTGGCATTTATTCCACTTTCCTTCTTCAGCTCAGGGTTTGATCCCCACCGTCAGCTTTTACTTGCCACTCCCATGCCAGGCAAGTAATGTAGTTCAGGACTTTTGCAGTGGCTCAGGTGAAGGCTCAAAACAGGCTCATTAAAAGAAAATTAATGTCACCTCTCAGGTTTTGTCATAACCGGACGCCTTTATGATGGATGCATTCCTGGGCGGAATTTAGTTTAGTGGCGACCGCAATCTGCTATACCTGTTTGCAAAGCTCTTTGACAATCCAATCTTTGCTCATATGGGGAcgatgcttttttctgggggtatgcaggggtatgcatacccctaaacattttgtgaatctaacgggagaagaaactagttttttaaataaaaaaaaccagtttcttctctagcacggtgaatcgtcagttccattgctacccccaatggcggcctcatttcctgtcgcGGTGTTTCccgagtctcagatggaagcgggcgtttaatgtgtgaagtagcagttggaatctagcacggtgattggtcagtttcgttgttaccaccCCCGATGGCGGCTTAACTTCCCTACCCGGCAATTTTctcgagtcaaaatgagagtacccctaaacatttttttaaaagaaaaaaaacactggttgCCACTAAAAATCAGGAATAAGATCTCTTACCTGCTTGATGCTTATAAAAAGGTACTGTAAAGTTGGAAAAGGTTGAGAAAagcagggggggagggaggtgtcGTGCACTGGTTGGAcactgaggaatggtgggaggaactggTTGTGTGGCAGGGGTGGGGCTGGAGAGTTTTTTTTTAGGCCAGATCCTAAGTCATTTAAACTTGGCCATTTGTTCTGGCAAATCTGTGCTGAACATGACTTTCAAGGATTGTTTTCTCTGTTTAACGTTCAAGCAGAGCAGCAGGAGACTCACTCCTGAATGCAGTTTGCATCTGGTGTAACTTTGCACTGGCTTTGCTTTACAACcatctatagtggtacctcaggttaagtacttaattcgttctgaaggtccgtacttaacctgaaactgttcttaacctgaagcaccactttagttaatgaggcctcctgctgccgccgcgtgatttctgttctcatcctgaagcaaagttcttaacctgaagcactatttctgggttagcggagtctgtaacctgaagcgtatgtaacctgaagcgtatgtaacctgaggtaccactgtacttgtgcatAGGAACCACTCCCTTGTTCTACCAAGAAGTTTGTCTTTTGATCTGTCTTTTAGTCCTGGAGCTCCCTGTTATTCAAACTGCATTCTGAGCCCCTTTCCTCGCTCTCTTCCCACTCCCCCTTCAGCCTCGCTCTATCTGAGCAGGAAGTGGAGCTAAATAAATACAGTCAAATAAATATACAGGTCAGCTAAATAAACCCTATAACGTAGGGACTTCTGCTGATGGGCAGAAGCTGAGGCAGTCAATCTGTCTCTGGACTGAGCTGGAGGCTCACACAACTGAGTGCTTCTCCTCACGAAAATAAGAATAAATCCTGAATTTAGAAAGGTAGCTTGCTGGAGATAAGTAATCTTGATCTAGCAggctcgtcttatgttcttatggctaCACACATGCCAAAGTAATGGTCTGCAAGGAAagatgggttgggggggggatttgattcattttgcatttatACATGAACCTGTTTGATTTCAGAAGCGATATGCAAACTGAGACTCAGACATCCTTCAAATTCCATATCTTCTCTGAATCTTTAAATGCACaagaatttctttaaaaatgcatattcttgGGAGGAAAAGCTTGAAAACATGCACATTGGTGAAAATATCACACAGAAGTGTATAATCAGGGGAAAGCCATTTTCCAAAAGTATggatattaggcaaaattgcatacaaatatatgTATGTCAGGGGATATTTAAACTAAAATCCTGCTGAATTTTAATGAggactttaaaataaattaaaaattactgtggaaatgtggagacttGAATGTAAGCCTGGAAAAAAAGATATGGACATATATGCCTATCCCTTCCCGTGATTCCCATTTGGCTGGAGCTGAACTTTAGGAACTAGAGAGTTTGTTTGGTACCTCTGAGtctgaaaataaattaaaaacctgGACTCTTGCAGACTTATTTCCCTTCCCAATTTTAAAATCAGACTACTACAGACAATCTGCATAGTGCTCcctctgaaaaaaaaaatgcttttaaaaacaacagcacccaAATGAAATCAAACAATAATGAATAAATACCTTGAAAAAAACATAATTACCAttgttttccatgtataacacgcccccatgtataagacgttcCCCAATTTTGAGGgactaaaaattaagaaaatggggggaggtttcccagagttgttgagctttttggggggagaattgcCCATCTGAACAACACTTCCTATCTCACACAACGCAAAAGCAACCAAACGTCTGACCAGGCGTCTGCTGCAAcagccaataaaaaaaaaaaaaggcctggaCACAGCCAACAATCACCCACAATACTGCAAGACTGCCTATAACAATCTCCAGCTCCCGGCAgcaatcaaccccccccccccgcgcgctacCCGTCTATAAGACAAGTCAAATTTTTCAACATTAAGTTAACGTGAAAAATCCTTgacttatacacagaaaagttcagtacagtggtacctcgggttaagtacttaattcgttccagaggtctgtacttaacctgaaactgttcttaacctgaagcaccactttagctgatggggccccctgctgctgccgcgccgccagagcacgatttctttttctcatcctgaagcaaagttcttaacctgaagcactgtttctgggttagcagagtctgtagcctgaagcgtatgtaacctgaggtaccactgtactctcatttggCTACATGTAGTTTAGAAGAATAGCCACAACCCTGGTACCCAATTGATGGATTTGCTTGTGCCTCTGTACAACTCTTGCTTGGTCAACTTCTTTTCCTGTGGATTTATTGTTTTGCATATGGATGTTGCGATATGCAGACCACAGATGTCTGGTCCCAttattctgctgttttcttatTAGAGTTATGCAAACATTTCCCGTCTGGATGAATAATGGAATTCTTTGCTAACCTGTGAGCAGTTCACTTTTTCAGTTCATTCCTGATGCAAATAAACTCTGAATAATGTATAATATTAGATATCAGGGAGGCCTGCTATCTTTTCCCCTGGAGGCAGAAGCAGCTGGAGGCCATCGGTGGAGGAGATGAGCTGCCCACCTCGCCCTGGTCCACAGCGGCCTTCATTCGCTGCTCCCAGTTAAGCTGGTGTTTCCCCATATCTTGCCAGCAGAGAGAAGCCTGCACCATCCCTGTGTGAGTGACTAACTGAGGGAGTTGGGGCTATATTGGTTCCTGGGCTGACTCAAGCCGAGGCAAACTGCCGGTGGTGAACCCAAAGGATGAGAAGAAAAGTGCACACAAAGTTGGGGGATCTGCTTGGGGAGAGTGCAAGAGTCGCTTCCTTAAACATTtgagactattattatttttattcttattttattagtTAATGAATTTATATCTTGCCCTATACCTGGATGTCTCAGGGAAGTTCAAGGATTAAAATCTggtattggtattggtattggttgtgcttgcttgctttgtttctcctctcttttcctacGGTGATGGTTTTTGCTTAATTATAAATTTGCAGTCAGGTTGTTTAATATTGTTGAATTTCCAAGAGGAAGGTGAAAGATGGTTTCCAAGAGGGAGTTGCAGTGGTTTATTTCTCCTCCTTTCtaaatcagtttgcaatttttaattaaaaaagttctCATTAAAATTCAGGCTATTTTTACTACTGTATGTATTTATATGCACATTCTCCAGTAATCTATGCATATTGTACTCATTTCTTGGTTGAggaaatgcactgcaaaattcagagatgtgcaaattttgGAGGATAGCTTCCTTTTGGTTCACCATTCCGTGAGATTTCAATCAAATTTATCCTCCTGacgtggccctctagatgttgtatttgttattttattcatatcccacctttccttccaagGACCTCCGttggtgtgcatggttctccccatttttattcaatccccacaacaactctgtcagGTGCGTTACCCTGAGAGGCAGCAACTAGCCAAAGTCCACCCagtgagagcttcatggctgagtggggatttgaacgttGGTCTCctagcactacaccacactggccggactatacagtggtacctcaggttaagaacttaatttgttccagaagtccattcttaacatgaaacagttcttaacctgaggtaccactttagctaatggggcctcccaccaccaccacgccgctggtgcccgatttctgttctcatcctgaggtaaagttcttaactcgaggtactatttcaagtttagcagagtctgtaacccgaagcgtctgtaacccgaggtaccagtgtagttCTCACTAGCCTCAGCCAGTAGGGCTAAAGGTcaaaggtgatgggaattgtgtaGTTCAAAGTAACATGGGGTGGGGGTTTCTCCAGCCCTGGTTGAGAGTGGGATAAATTGGGGTTTTGTGGGGCAGTATCCTTGCATAGGTAAAGcaaatcctttatttattttgcaggtaCTGAAAGGATGTCGTTATACAATGCCATGGTCCTTGCTGTCTACATCTTTGCCTTCCTGGCTGGCCTCCCTGCCAACCTCCTGGCCTTCTACACATTCCAAGCCAAGGTGCGACAGAAGGCAACCCCAATAGAAATCCTCTTGTTCAACTTGACTGTGTCTGATGTCATCCTGCTCCTCTTTCTGCCCTTCAAGATGGTGGAGGCTGCCTCGGACATGACGTGGCCTCTGCCCATGTTCCTTTGCCCTCTCACCAACTTCTGTTACTACAGCAGCATCTACATCAGCACCCTGTTCCTCATGGCCATTAGTGTGGAGCGCTACCTGGGCGTTGCCTATCCTATCAGGTACAAGTTGAACCGGAGGCCAATGTATGCAGTGTTTGCCAGCATCTTGTTCTGGTTCCTCGCCTGCTCCCACTGCAGCATTGTCTACATCGTGGAACTCGCGGTGCCAGACCATAATAACGAAACCATCTCCAACTCTGCCAACGCCTCCAAATGTTACGAGAGTTTCTCCCCCAACCAGCTCCACATCCTCCTCCCTGTCCGCCTGGAGCTCTGCAtcaccctcttcttcctccctttcctcatcACCCTTTTTTGCTATGTCAACTTAGTCCGAATCCTAACCTCCTTGCCTAACATCCATGCCCGCAGGAAGCAACGGGCTGTGGGGCTCGCTGTGGCTACTTTGCTCAACTTTGCGGTCTGCTTTGCTCCCTACAACATCTCCCACATTGTGGGCTTCATCCAGAATGAGAGTCCTTCCTGGAGAGTTTATGCTTTGCTCCTTAGCACCCTCAATGCTTCCATGGACCCAGCAATCTTCTACTTCTCCTCCACTGCCATCCAACAAACCTTTGCCAAATGTTTTTCCGGCCTGGGACGCAAGTTCCATGCCATCATGCCATGGTGTTACCAGTTTTGCGGGTTCTGCTGTGAAATCGAGATAGACCACAGTGGGGTTGATAAATCGTCTATTTCTAACCTGGGGGAGCTGCCTTCTGAAAGGATTGTGAGGGGCTGGTAGCCTGCTTTGACCATACTTTGAGACTTGGAATGAAAGAGGATGTCCATATGGAGAAATGAAGGACCTTCTTTTCCGTGCCTCTCAGCAGACTTTTGCAAACTCCACCGAGTTTCAGCCTCTAATACATATGGAAGGTCAGCATGGAGTTTCTCCACAGATGACTGAAAGGCTTATTTAAAGCTATGGTTGGCCTATGTAATGTGCTTCAGAGGACTAAAtgaagcattttggcttgcctagGGGGTAAAGATGCGTGGTCAACACCACAGAAGGAACCTTCTGTCAGTTCATGAATCACTCCACCTCCCAGTTGCCAGAGAAGGAGCTGAGAGAAAAGCTACCTCTTCAGAACTCCCCCTTTTGACAGGGGAACCTTAGTTCTGGTGGCCAATGGTGGCCCACACTGCCTCTGCCTAGCCCTTGGGACTACGCAGGCCACACCCATCACTGGTCTTGCTCGGCTCCCTCCTATAGCAATTTTATGTGGCTGGAATGTGTGATAATACCTTGTTTCCCTAGCTGGAGGATGGAGAAGGACTGATTTGTTTTAAACCATTttgaatgttgtattttaaatggttGTGACCCATCCTGGGAAAAAGATACATAATAAATCTTAATTTTGAATGATAATGTGTGACCTACACACTCATCTTTGCCACACCTGCCACTGGCACATAGCCTCCAGAGGGCTGCCCAACAGGAAAGGTGGCCCTCAGACTGAGAAAAGTGCCCATCTCTCACCTATGTGAGCTGGTCTATTTGCTACAAAAGCAACAGTGCCCCCCATTTCGCAGTTGACATCTTGTGCTTTGGCCTTCATCTGCTACTGCTGGTTGTGGTACTGAAGCTAAGGCCTTGCACAGGCCTTCTCAAGATCTGAACTCTGGACTAtaagtgaggtgtgtgtgttgtgctgtgttttatgttatgttatgttatgttatgttatgttatgttatgttatgttatgttatgttatgttatgggacacgggtggcgctgtgggtaaaagcctcagcgcctagggcttgccgatcgaaaagtcggcggttcgaatccccacggcggggtgcgctcccgttgctcggtcccagcgcctgccaacctagcagttcgaaagcactcccaggtgcaagtagataaatagggaccgcttactggcgggaaggtaaacggcgtttccgtgtgcggctctggctcgccagatgcagcttgtcacgctggccacgtgacccggaagtgtctccgtacagtgctgccccccggcctcttgagtgagatgggcgcacaaccccagagtctgtcaagggttatgttatgttgttatgttatgttatgttatgttatgttatgttatgttatgttatgttatgttatgttatgttatgttatgttatgttatgttatgttatgttttatgttatgttgtgttgtgttgtgttgtgttgtgttgttatgttatgttatgttgtgttgtgttgtgttgtgttgtgttgtgttgttatgttatgttatgt encodes the following:
- the LOC114603511 gene encoding free fatty acid receptor 2-like; translated protein: MSLYNAMVLAVYIFAFLAGLPANLLAFYTFQAKVRQKATPIEILLFNLTVSDVILLLFLPFKMVEAASDMTWPLPMFLCPLTNFCYYSSIYISTLFLMAISVERYLGVAYPIRYKLNRRPMYAVFASILFWFLACSHCSIVYIVELAVPDHNNETISNSANASKCYESFSPNQLHILLPVRLELCITLFFLPFLITLFCYVNLVRILTSLPNIHARRKQRAVGLAVATLLNFAVCFAPYNISHIVGFIQNESPSWRVYALLLSTLNASMDPAIFYFSSTAIQQTFAKCFSGLGRKFHAIMPWCYQFCGFCCEIEIDHSGVDKSSISNLGELPSERIVRGW